The Amycolatopsis solani genome segment GCGCTCGTGGTTCAGCTGCGTGGTGATCAGCCGCCAGCCCTCGTTCTCCTTGCCCACCAAACGGTTCACCGGCACGCGAACGTCCGAATAGTACGTCGCGTTGACGTGGTGGGCGCCGTCGCAGGTGATGATGGGCGTCCACGAATAGCCGGGGTCACTGGTGTCCATGATCAGGATCGAGATGCCCTTGTGCCGCGGCGCGTCCGGCGCGGTCCGCACGGCGAGCCAGATGTAGTCCGCGTCGTGCCCGCCGGTGGTGAAGATCTTCTGGCCGTTGACGACGTACTCGTCGCCGTCCCGCACCGCCGTCGTCCGCAGCGCCGCGAGGTCGGTGCCCGCCTCCGGCTCGGTGTAGCCGATCGCGAAGTGGATCTCGCCGGCCAGGATCTTCGGCAGGAAGAAGGACTTCTGCTCGTCGGTGCCGAACTGCTGCAGCGTCGGCCCGACGGTCTGCAGCGTCACCGACGGCAGCTGGACGTCGGCGCGCGCGGCCTCGTCGACGAACAGGTGCTGCTCGATCTCGCCGAAGCCCTGCCCGCCGAATTCCGCCGGCCAGCCGACGCCGAGCCGCCCGTCGCGGCCCATCCGGCGGACGATCTCGCGGAACACCGGGCCGTGCCGCTCCCGCCGCATTTCCCGGCGTTCTTCGGGGCTGATCAGCCCGGCGAAGTACGCCCGG includes the following:
- a CDS encoding acyl-CoA dehydrogenase family protein, which gives rise to MHVELTAAQKDLRAELRAYFAGLISPEERREMRRERHGPVFREIVRRMGRDGRLGVGWPAEFGGQGFGEIEQHLFVDEAARADVQLPSVTLQTVGPTLQQFGTDEQKSFFLPKILAGEIHFAIGYTEPEAGTDLAALRTTAVRDGDEYVVNGQKIFTTGGHDADYIWLAVRTAPDAPRHKGISILIMDTSDPGYSWTPIITCDGAHHVNATYYSDVRVPVNRLVGKENEGWRLITTQLNHERVMLGPAGRIGGMYDRVRVWAAAHGLLDLADVRAVLAEAMAVTRVNELLNWQVAVSSASAPVGVGDASATKVFSSEVIQRIGRNLEELVARHGDPADPDTAELAEWLDVSAKRNIVLTFGGGVSEIQRELIASIGLGLPRVPR